In a single window of the Acyrthosiphon pisum isolate AL4f chromosome X, pea_aphid_22Mar2018_4r6ur, whole genome shotgun sequence genome:
- the LOC103309522 gene encoding uncharacterized protein LOC103309522 — protein sequence MSDVAHGLFCKYCFIFASYNNCLQNLVIKPLQKCSKLTGKDSVHNNNKYHLNSVRAGKDFLKTYSCPKKQVINQISTQRLEQVKENRERLQPIIETLIFCGQQNISIRGHRDDGKLIDIDNSESSPTSNEGNFRELLCLRICAGDVSLKKHLENTSSRAMYIGKNIQNELLDCIGSVIKSQIVKNVKNAGFYSIMFDETSDISCVEQLSLTLRYVINIEIHEDFVCFVDAYRSIRTNDVLASGETKLTGVALGYIVLDILTKDLGFDLKRCVGVATDGCAVMVFEDCGAVTTIKKECSIAVYCPCYNHALNNSLTRTSKIVPIKNTIGTLKEIIAFFNASAKMHLVLKNISTKILTGLRQTRWIEMHDGVLQFKSALPKVIEALTDISNWADRISSSKASILLAAICNSDFVISLLSTADILKLTLPISRLLQSSSLDLANASSAIEGIKEIFQEKRTLCVGEFHKIFLEASSLAEEIGCEIKMPRRVKTQIHRNNYPATDAEQFYLHSIYVPLLDTIKSDITNRLSTDTLEAFDLRLLIPNIIVKLNDIDGWDQQRISVKIIAVAKKFSPLFTVSENVMVDMLEALESYMQCVEYMFPAIRTFMQVLATLPVSVASAERSFSALRRVKT from the exons ATGTCTGATGTAGCCCAtggattattttgtaaatactgttttatatttGCATCATATAATAATTGCCTTCAAAATCTCGTTATAAAACCacttcaaaaatgttcaaagtTGACTGGCAAAGAtagtgttcataataataacaagtatcACTTAAATTCCGTAAGAGCTGGAAAAGACTTTTTGAAAACTTATTCATGTCCTAAAAAACAAGTAATTAATCAAATTTCAACTCAGAGACTTGAACAAGTTAAAGAAAATCGTGAACGACTCCAACCAATCATcgaaactttaattttttgtggacaacaaaatatttcaataagagGTCATAGAGATGACggtaaattaattgatattgatAACTCTGAAAGTTCTCCTACTTCTAATGAAGGAAATTTTAGAGAATTGTTGTGCTTAAGAATATGTGCTGGTGATGTAAGTTTAAAAAAGCATTTGGAAAATACTTCCTCTCGAGCCATGTACATAGGAAAGAATATTCAGAATGAACTCTTGGACTGCATTGGAAGTGTCATTAAATctcaaattgttaaaaatgttaaaaatgctGGTTTCTATTCAATCATGTTCGATGAAACTTCAGACATATCTTGTGTTGAGCAACTTAGCTTAACTTTGAGATATGTCATTAATATTGAAATCCATGAGGATTTTGTGTGTTTTGTGGATGCTTATAGATCCATAAGGACAAATGATGTATTAGCTTCTGGAGAAACCAAACTCACTGGAGTGGCTCTTGGTTACattgttttagatattttaactaaaGATTTGGGATTTGATTTAAAACGTTGTGTTGGAGTGGCCACTGATGGTTGTGCTGTAATGGTATTTGAAGATTGTGGAGCAGTTACTACAATAAAGAAAGAGTGTTCAATTGCAGTTTACTGTCCTTGCTATAATCATGCATTGAATAATTCATTGACACGGACTTCTAAAATTGTGCCCATAAAGAATACAATAGGAACTCTAAAggaaataattgcattttttaatgCATCAGCTAAAATGCACTTGGTATTAAAGaatatttctacaaaaataCTTACAGGACTGCGTCAAACAAGATGGATAGAGATGCACGATGGTGTTCTACAGTTTAAATCTGCTCTTCCAaag gTTATTGAAGCACTTACAGACATTTCTAACTGGGCTGATCGAATTTCTTCTTCGAAAGCTTCTATATTATTGGCAGCTATATGCAACAGTGATTTTGTCATTTCCCTTTTGTCAACtgctgatattttaaaattaacgctGCCAATATCTCGACTCCTTCAATCATCATCGTTAGATTTAGCTAATGCTTCGTCCGCAATAGAAGGAATCAAAGAAATATTTCAGGAAAAACGTACGCTGTGTGTAGGTGAATTCCATAAAATTTTCTTGGAAGCTAGTAGCTTAGCAGAAGAAATTGGATGTGAAATCAAAATGCCAAGAAGagtaaaaacacaaatacacCGTAATAATTATCCAGCGACGGATGCTGAACAATTTTACTTGCATAGCATTTACGTTCCATTATTAGACACTATAAAATCGGATATAACCAACAGGTTATCAACAGACACATTGGAAGCATTTGATTTGCGTTTACTTAttccaaatattattgttaaattaaatgacATTGATGGTTGGGACCAACAAAGAATATCTGTGAAAATCATTGCAGTAGCAAAAAAGTTTTCTCCACTCTTCACTGTTTCCGAAAATGTAATGGTTGATATGTTAGAag CTTTGGAATCGTACATGCAATGTGTTGAATATATGTTTCCAGCCATTAGAACATTTATGCAAGTATTAGCAACTCTGCCTGTAAGCGTTGCCTCTGCTGAAAGGAGTTTCTCCGCACTTAGGAGAGTTAAAACTTAG